One part of the Clarias gariepinus isolate MV-2021 ecotype Netherlands chromosome 24, CGAR_prim_01v2, whole genome shotgun sequence genome encodes these proteins:
- the LOC128512078 gene encoding interaptin-like → MKMKISALQTELKGALKSLEHKDQQLEDYKRQIENKDTELRNREKIIEEKDVQLKDTNTTLEKTSKELEERDRALHERDQQLKLKDTQIQETQIQVKEKDNRLVEKEKELNDKNEELKILKERLETNEKTLSERDAVLMETNNKLQHVTEQVKEKNTQLENMNKLLSEKETQIKNTDKELETSKNKLETLKQELQDEKRQLQEMMIVLEQQKNELSEKNKQLEETERRLTERETQLMERDKQLQEKDKCLHSKKCWVVFSTQALGCLCWVIFLGYLQRVG, encoded by the exons atgaaaatgaagatcTCGGCTCTACagactg aactgAAGGGAGCATTAAAATCACTGGAACATAAAGACCAACAGCTGGAGGATTATAAAAGACAAATAGAGAATAAAGATACAGAactgagaaacagagagaaaatcaTCGAGGAGAAAGACGTACAACTCAAAGATACAAATACAACACTAGAGAAGACGAGTAAAGAGctagaggagagagacagagctctACATGAGAGAGATCAACAACTGAAACTGaaagacacacagatacagGAGACACAAATACAAGTGAAGGAAAAGGACAACAGACTTgtggagaaggagaaagaattaaatgataaaaatgaaGAGCTGAAGATTCTAAAAGAACGTTTAGAGACTAATGAGAAGACTCTTTCTGAGAGAGACGCAGTGTTGAtggaaacaaataataaacttcAACATGTTACTGAACAAgttaaagagaaaaacacacaactgGAGAATATGAACAAACTGCTgagtgagaaagaaacacagatAAAGAACACAGATAAAGAACTGGAAACCAGTaaaaacaaactggagacactgaaaCAGGAGTTGCAGGATGAGAAGAGACAACTACAGGAGATGATGATCGTACTGGAGCAACAAAAAAATGAgttatcagaaaaaaacaaacagcttgaagagacagagagacgtctaactgagagagagacacagctaatggagagagacaaacagcttcaggagaaagacaaatgcctacactctaaaaaatgttgggttgttttttctacccaagcgctgggttgcctctgttgggtcatttttctgggttatttacagagagttgggtag